Proteins encoded by one window of Lathyrus oleraceus cultivar Zhongwan6 chromosome 1, CAAS_Psat_ZW6_1.0, whole genome shotgun sequence:
- the LOC127131875 gene encoding probable LRR receptor-like serine/threonine-protein kinase At3g47570 isoform X2, with translation MHASYVLPHSYQIHIKPYSINFLLHEMKPFSFLAPILFYLHLLFLFTLNLIWFAPNQIVAVTLGNQTDHLASLKFKESISSDPHRALESWNTSIHFCKWHGITCSPMHQRVIELKLEGYQLHGSLPPHVGNLSFLIYLNLNNNSFFREIPQELGQLLQLQQLHLSHNSFAGEIPTNLTYCSNLQGLFLGGNNLIGKIPIEIGSLKNLQSFYIWKNNLTGGIPSFIGNLSYLTEISVNYNHLEGDIPKEVCRLKNLTTLTCAVNNLSGMIPSCLYNLSSLTGLVTTKNNIHGSLPPNLFHTLPKLEHFLIGGNQISGTIQTSIINVSSFVEFDISQNQFVGQVPTLGKQKDLQLLNLEINNLGDNLTNDLEFLKSLTNCSKLYVISIFHNNFQGILPNAIGNLSIELNELYLGFNKISGKIPAELGHLIGLTLLGLQFNYFEGMIPTTFGKFQKIQQLQLDGNNLLGNIPPFIGNLSQLYYLDLHLNMFDGSIPPSIGNCQQLQYLELSHNKLKGTIPLEVFNLSSLSNSLDLSHNYLTGSLPKEVRMFKNIDMLDVSENHLSGAIPTTIAECISLEYLLLQGNSFNGTIPSTLASLKGLQYLDLSRNRLSGSIPDVMQNISVLEYLNVSFNMLEGEVPIDGVFGNATQISLVGNSKLCGGISQLHLPPCPIKGRKQAKHHKFKLIAVIVSVVSFLLVLLFVITIYWMRKRNQNRSFDSPTIDQLAKVSYQDLHRGTNGFSTENLMGSGSFGSVYKGNLVSEDNVVAVKVLNLQKKGAHKSFIVECNALKNIRHRNVVKILTCCVSTDYKGQEFKALVFDYMKNGSLEQWLHPGFLNVEHPTTLHLGHRLNIIIDVASALQYLHQECEQLVIHSDLKPSNVLLDDDMVAHVSDFGISRLVSAIGGTSHKNTSTIGIKGTVGYTPPGVDTHNKYLKVD, from the exons ATGCATGCTTCTTATGTATTACCACATAGTTATCAAATCCATATAAAGCCATACAGCATAAACTTCTTACTGCACGAAATGAAGCCTTTTTCTTTCTTGGCACCTATACTTTTCTACCTTCATCTTCTTTTTCTGTTTACTTTAAACTTAATATGGTTTGCTCCAAACCAAATTGTGGCAGTAACATTAGGAAACCAAACAGATCATTTGGCATCGCTCAAATTCAAAGAATCAATATCTAGTGATCCACATAGAGCTCTTGAATCCTGGAATACTTCCATCCACTTCTGCAAGTGGCATGGAATCACATGCAGCCCCATGCATCAAAGAGTTATAGAGTTGAAGTTAGAAGGATATCAGTTACATGGATCTTTACCTCCCCATGTTGGCAATCTCTCTTTTCTTATATATCTCAATCTTAATAACAACAGCTTCTTTCGAGAAATCCCACAGGAGTTGGGTCAGTTGCTACAATTGCAACAACTTCATCTTTCCCATAACTCGTTTGCAGGTGAAATTCCTACAAACTTAACATATTGCTCCAATCTCCAAGGCTTGTTTTTGGGAGGGAACAATTTGATTGGCAAAATACCAATTGAAATTGGCTCTTTGAAAAACCTTCAATCATTCTACATTTGGAAAAATAATTTAACCGGAGGAATCCCTTCATTCATAGGAAATCTTTCATACTTAACAGAGATTTCGGTTAATTATAACCACTTAGAGGGAGATATTCCAAAAGAAGTATGTCGCCTCAAAAACTTGACAACTTTAACTTGCGCTGTGAACAATTTGTCTGGTATGATTCCTTCTTGTCTTTACAATCTTTCATCACTTACTGGGCTCGTAACAACAAAGAATAACATTCATGGTTCTCTTCCACCCAACTTGTTCCACACCCTTCCCAAGCTCGAACATTTTCTAATTGGAGGGAATCAAATATCAGGCACAATTCAAACTTCAATTATAAATGTATCTTCCTTTGTAGAATTTGATATCAGTCAAAATCAATTTGTAGGACAAGTTCCAACTCTAGGAAAGCAAAAAGATTTGCAACTTCTGAATTTGGAAATCAACAATTTAGGTGACAATTTAACTAATGATTTGGAATTTTTGAAATCTTTGACAAACTGTAGTAAATTATATGTGATTTCTATATTCCATAATAATTTTCAAGGCATTCTCCCAAATGCCATAGGAAATTTATCCATTGAACTCAATGAACTATATCTTGGGTTTAACAAGATATCAGGAAAAATTCCTGCAGAGTTAGGACACCTAATTGGCTTAACTCTATTGGGCTTGCAATTCAACTACTTTGAAGGAATGATTCCAACTACTTTTGGGAAGTTCCAAAAGATACAACAATTACAACTGGATGGAAACAATCTATTAGGAAATATACCGCCCTTTATAGGCAATCTCAGTCAATTGTATTATTTGGATTTACATCTTAATATGTTTGATGGAAGTATTCCTCCAAGTATAGGGAACTGCCAACAACTACAATATCTAGAACTTTCACACAACAAGCTCAAAGGAACCATACCTTTAGAAGTTTTTAACCTTTCTTCTTTATCAAACTCATTGGACTTGTCACATAACTATTTGACTGGTAGCTTACCAAAAgaagtgagaatgttcaaaaatATTGATATGCTAGATGTCTCAGAGAATCATTTATCTGGTGCTATTCCTACAACCATTGCTGAATGCATAAGCTTAGAATATCTTCTTTTGCAAGGAAACTCCTTTAATGGAACAATTCCGTCTACTTTGGCTTCTCTCAAAGGCCTTCAGTATTTAGACCTTTCAAGAAATCGATTGAGTGGATCAATTCCTGATGTTATGCAAAACATCTCAGTTTTAGAATATTTGAATGTTTCTTTTAATATGTTGGAAGGTGAAGTACCAATAGATGGTGTCTTTGGAAATGCAACCCAAATATCACTTGTTGGAAACAGTAAACTTTGTGGAGGTATTTCACAACTGCATCTACCACCATGCCCTATCAAGGGTAGGAAACAAGCAAAACACCATAAATTCAAATTGATAGCAGTGATAGTTAGTGTGGTTTCTTTTCTTCTGGTACTTTTATTTGTTATAACTATCTACTGGATGAGGAAAAGAAATCAAAATAGGTCTTTTGATTCACCAACAATTGATCAGCTAGCTAAGGTTTCATACCAAGACTTGCATCGAGGAACTAATGGTTTCTCGACTGAAAACTTGATGGGATCAGGAAGTTTTGGTTCTGTGTATAAAGGAAATCTTGTTTCAGAAGATAATGTTGTTGCTGTAAAGGTGCTGAACCTTCAAAAGAAGGGAGCTCACAAGAGTTTCATTGTTGAATGTAATGCACTCAAAAACATAAGACATAGAAATGTAGTCAAGATTTTAACATGTTGTGTTAGTACGGATTACAAAGGTCAAGAGTTTAAAGCTCTAGTTTTTGATTACATGAAAAATGGGAGCTTAGAACAATGGTTGCATCCGGGGTTTCTAAATGTTGAGCATCCAACAACATTACACCTTGGTCATAGATTAAACATCATTATCGATGTTGCATCTGCATTACAGTATCTTCATCAAGAATGTGAGCAATTGGTCATTCATTCTGACTTAAAGCCAAGCAATGTCCTTCTTGATGATGACATGGTTGCTCATGTGAGTGATTTTGGCATTTCAAGACTTGTCTCAGCCATTGGCGGTACCTCTCATAAGAATACTAGTACAATTGGAATAAAAGGAACTGTTGGCTATACTCCTCCGG GTGTTGACACTCATAACAAGTACTTAAAGGTGGACTAA
- the LOC127131875 gene encoding probable LRR receptor-like serine/threonine-protein kinase At3g47570 isoform X1 translates to MHASYVLPHSYQIHIKPYSINFLLHEMKPFSFLAPILFYLHLLFLFTLNLIWFAPNQIVAVTLGNQTDHLASLKFKESISSDPHRALESWNTSIHFCKWHGITCSPMHQRVIELKLEGYQLHGSLPPHVGNLSFLIYLNLNNNSFFREIPQELGQLLQLQQLHLSHNSFAGEIPTNLTYCSNLQGLFLGGNNLIGKIPIEIGSLKNLQSFYIWKNNLTGGIPSFIGNLSYLTEISVNYNHLEGDIPKEVCRLKNLTTLTCAVNNLSGMIPSCLYNLSSLTGLVTTKNNIHGSLPPNLFHTLPKLEHFLIGGNQISGTIQTSIINVSSFVEFDISQNQFVGQVPTLGKQKDLQLLNLEINNLGDNLTNDLEFLKSLTNCSKLYVISIFHNNFQGILPNAIGNLSIELNELYLGFNKISGKIPAELGHLIGLTLLGLQFNYFEGMIPTTFGKFQKIQQLQLDGNNLLGNIPPFIGNLSQLYYLDLHLNMFDGSIPPSIGNCQQLQYLELSHNKLKGTIPLEVFNLSSLSNSLDLSHNYLTGSLPKEVRMFKNIDMLDVSENHLSGAIPTTIAECISLEYLLLQGNSFNGTIPSTLASLKGLQYLDLSRNRLSGSIPDVMQNISVLEYLNVSFNMLEGEVPIDGVFGNATQISLVGNSKLCGGISQLHLPPCPIKGRKQAKHHKFKLIAVIVSVVSFLLVLLFVITIYWMRKRNQNRSFDSPTIDQLAKVSYQDLHRGTNGFSTENLMGSGSFGSVYKGNLVSEDNVVAVKVLNLQKKGAHKSFIVECNALKNIRHRNVVKILTCCVSTDYKGQEFKALVFDYMKNGSLEQWLHPGFLNVEHPTTLHLGHRLNIIIDVASALQYLHQECEQLVIHSDLKPSNVLLDDDMVAHVSDFGISRLVSAIGGTSHKNTSTIGIKGTVGYTPPEYGMGSEVSTLGDMYSFGIFLLEVLTGRRPMDEAFENGQNLHNFVAVSFPDNVIKILDSHLVFRDGEVEIEDENHENLAPNVEEGLVSLFRIGLTCSFFTDETFYA, encoded by the exons ATGCATGCTTCTTATGTATTACCACATAGTTATCAAATCCATATAAAGCCATACAGCATAAACTTCTTACTGCACGAAATGAAGCCTTTTTCTTTCTTGGCACCTATACTTTTCTACCTTCATCTTCTTTTTCTGTTTACTTTAAACTTAATATGGTTTGCTCCAAACCAAATTGTGGCAGTAACATTAGGAAACCAAACAGATCATTTGGCATCGCTCAAATTCAAAGAATCAATATCTAGTGATCCACATAGAGCTCTTGAATCCTGGAATACTTCCATCCACTTCTGCAAGTGGCATGGAATCACATGCAGCCCCATGCATCAAAGAGTTATAGAGTTGAAGTTAGAAGGATATCAGTTACATGGATCTTTACCTCCCCATGTTGGCAATCTCTCTTTTCTTATATATCTCAATCTTAATAACAACAGCTTCTTTCGAGAAATCCCACAGGAGTTGGGTCAGTTGCTACAATTGCAACAACTTCATCTTTCCCATAACTCGTTTGCAGGTGAAATTCCTACAAACTTAACATATTGCTCCAATCTCCAAGGCTTGTTTTTGGGAGGGAACAATTTGATTGGCAAAATACCAATTGAAATTGGCTCTTTGAAAAACCTTCAATCATTCTACATTTGGAAAAATAATTTAACCGGAGGAATCCCTTCATTCATAGGAAATCTTTCATACTTAACAGAGATTTCGGTTAATTATAACCACTTAGAGGGAGATATTCCAAAAGAAGTATGTCGCCTCAAAAACTTGACAACTTTAACTTGCGCTGTGAACAATTTGTCTGGTATGATTCCTTCTTGTCTTTACAATCTTTCATCACTTACTGGGCTCGTAACAACAAAGAATAACATTCATGGTTCTCTTCCACCCAACTTGTTCCACACCCTTCCCAAGCTCGAACATTTTCTAATTGGAGGGAATCAAATATCAGGCACAATTCAAACTTCAATTATAAATGTATCTTCCTTTGTAGAATTTGATATCAGTCAAAATCAATTTGTAGGACAAGTTCCAACTCTAGGAAAGCAAAAAGATTTGCAACTTCTGAATTTGGAAATCAACAATTTAGGTGACAATTTAACTAATGATTTGGAATTTTTGAAATCTTTGACAAACTGTAGTAAATTATATGTGATTTCTATATTCCATAATAATTTTCAAGGCATTCTCCCAAATGCCATAGGAAATTTATCCATTGAACTCAATGAACTATATCTTGGGTTTAACAAGATATCAGGAAAAATTCCTGCAGAGTTAGGACACCTAATTGGCTTAACTCTATTGGGCTTGCAATTCAACTACTTTGAAGGAATGATTCCAACTACTTTTGGGAAGTTCCAAAAGATACAACAATTACAACTGGATGGAAACAATCTATTAGGAAATATACCGCCCTTTATAGGCAATCTCAGTCAATTGTATTATTTGGATTTACATCTTAATATGTTTGATGGAAGTATTCCTCCAAGTATAGGGAACTGCCAACAACTACAATATCTAGAACTTTCACACAACAAGCTCAAAGGAACCATACCTTTAGAAGTTTTTAACCTTTCTTCTTTATCAAACTCATTGGACTTGTCACATAACTATTTGACTGGTAGCTTACCAAAAgaagtgagaatgttcaaaaatATTGATATGCTAGATGTCTCAGAGAATCATTTATCTGGTGCTATTCCTACAACCATTGCTGAATGCATAAGCTTAGAATATCTTCTTTTGCAAGGAAACTCCTTTAATGGAACAATTCCGTCTACTTTGGCTTCTCTCAAAGGCCTTCAGTATTTAGACCTTTCAAGAAATCGATTGAGTGGATCAATTCCTGATGTTATGCAAAACATCTCAGTTTTAGAATATTTGAATGTTTCTTTTAATATGTTGGAAGGTGAAGTACCAATAGATGGTGTCTTTGGAAATGCAACCCAAATATCACTTGTTGGAAACAGTAAACTTTGTGGAGGTATTTCACAACTGCATCTACCACCATGCCCTATCAAGGGTAGGAAACAAGCAAAACACCATAAATTCAAATTGATAGCAGTGATAGTTAGTGTGGTTTCTTTTCTTCTGGTACTTTTATTTGTTATAACTATCTACTGGATGAGGAAAAGAAATCAAAATAGGTCTTTTGATTCACCAACAATTGATCAGCTAGCTAAGGTTTCATACCAAGACTTGCATCGAGGAACTAATGGTTTCTCGACTGAAAACTTGATGGGATCAGGAAGTTTTGGTTCTGTGTATAAAGGAAATCTTGTTTCAGAAGATAATGTTGTTGCTGTAAAGGTGCTGAACCTTCAAAAGAAGGGAGCTCACAAGAGTTTCATTGTTGAATGTAATGCACTCAAAAACATAAGACATAGAAATGTAGTCAAGATTTTAACATGTTGTGTTAGTACGGATTACAAAGGTCAAGAGTTTAAAGCTCTAGTTTTTGATTACATGAAAAATGGGAGCTTAGAACAATGGTTGCATCCGGGGTTTCTAAATGTTGAGCATCCAACAACATTACACCTTGGTCATAGATTAAACATCATTATCGATGTTGCATCTGCATTACAGTATCTTCATCAAGAATGTGAGCAATTGGTCATTCATTCTGACTTAAAGCCAAGCAATGTCCTTCTTGATGATGACATGGTTGCTCATGTGAGTGATTTTGGCATTTCAAGACTTGTCTCAGCCATTGGCGGTACCTCTCATAAGAATACTAGTACAATTGGAATAAAAGGAACTGTTGGCTATACTCCTCCGG AGTATGGAATGGGTTCTGAAGTGTCCACACTCGGTGACATGTACAGCTTTGGAATCTTTCTGTTGGAAGTTCTTACTGGTAGAAGACCCATGGATGAAGCTTTTGAAAATGGTCAAAATCTGCATAATTTTGTTGCAGTGTCATTTCCTGATAATGTTATAAAGATTTTGGACTCACATCTTGTATTTAGAGATGGAGAAGTAGAAATAGAAGATGAAAATCATGAGAATCTTGCTCCCAATGTAGAGGAGGGTTTGGTTTCACTGTTTAGGATTGGACTTACTTGTTCATTTTTCACTGATGAGACTTTTTATGCTTAG
- the LOC127104196 gene encoding secreted RxLR effector protein 161-like, whose amino-acid sequence MESCNPVSTPMEPGTKLSKFDGGERVEAGKYRSLVGSLRYLTCTRPDISLSVGIVSRFMEEPVYTHWKALKRILRYIQGTVSLGMFYSNSEKYKLVGYSDSDWCGDIDDRKSTYGYVFFMGNTEFTWLSKKQPIVTLSTCEAEYVAASWCVCHAIWLRRLMSKMELEQKDATTIQVDNRSAIELAKNPVNHERSKHIDVRFHFI is encoded by the coding sequence ATGGAAAGCTGTAATCCGGTTTCGACGCCAATGGAACCAGGAACAAAATTGTCGAAATTTGATGGAGGAGAACGTGTCGAAGCAGGCAAATATCGAAGTTTGGTAGGAAGTCTTCGCTATCTCACATGTACAAGACCAGATATCTCATTAAGTGTAGGCATTGTAAGTCGATTCATGGAGGAGCCAGTTTACACACATTGGAAGGCATTGAAGCGAATTCTGAGGTACATCCAAGGAACAGTGTCACTTGGGATGTTTTACTCGAATTCAGAGAAATACAAGTTGGTTGGTTACTCTGACAGTGATTGGTGCGGAGATATAGACGATCGAAAAAGCACTTATGGATATGTGTTTTTCATGGGAAATACTGAATTTACTTGGCTTTCTAAAAAGCAGCCAATAGTAACACTTTCGACATGTGAAGCAGAATATGTAGCAGCATCCTGGTGCGTTTGTCATGCAATATGGCTCAGAAGGTTGATGAGTAAAATGGAGCTAGAACAGAAAGATGCAACAACAATACAAGTTGACAACAGGTCAGCAATTGAGTTAGCAAAGAATCCAGTAAACCATGAAAGGAGCAAACACATTGACGTTCGCTTCCACTTCATTTGA